A genomic segment from Triticum dicoccoides isolate Atlit2015 ecotype Zavitan chromosome 1A, WEW_v2.0, whole genome shotgun sequence encodes:
- the LOC119305212 gene encoding pentatricopeptide repeat-containing protein At2g20540-like, with translation MAAARQVEDAVMARLRACATFRDLLRVHAHVVQLSLSQSSYIATQIVQLCNSHGRTAHAARVFAQVHEPNLHLHNAMIKAYAQNHLHREAVAVYVRMLRCRPFPSTGCPGGDRFTYPFLLKACGGLAALELGKQVHAHVVRSGCECNAVVENSMIEMYTRAGNLSLARKVFDGMQERDAVTWNTVISAHARLGQMRKARALFNSMPEKTIVSWTAMVSGYTAAGDFSGAVEASRLMQMEGFEPDDVSIVAVLPACAQLGALELGRWIYAYCNRHRMLRKTYVCNALMEMYAKCGCIDQALQLFDGMDEKDVISWSTMISGLAAHGRAKEAVLLFVDMEREGKVRPNGITFVGLLSACSHAGLLDEGLDYFDRMKDAYGIEPGVEHYGCIVDLLGRSGQIVRALNLILDMPFPADAKIWGSMLSACRSHGDVDTAVVAAERLVALEPDDVGNLVMLANVYAAARRWSEVASTRKSIRSRSMKKTPGCSLIEVDNVVQEFVAGEDLKPEFGGIVGVLNILASQLAEEGVDSIDSDCFVDANMSAIVF, from the coding sequence ATGGCCGCGGCTCGGCAGGTGGAGGACGCCGTCATGGCGAGGCTCCGGGCCTGCGCCACCTTCCGCGACCTCCTCCGCGTCCACGCCCACGTCGTGCAGCTGTCCCTCTCGCAGAGCAGCTACATCGCCACCCAGATCGTCCAGCTCTGCAACTCCCACGGCCGCACCGCGCACGCCGCGCGGGTGTTCGCCCAGGTGCACGAGCCCAACCTACACCTGCACAACGCCATGATCAAGGCCTACGCCCAGAACCACCTGCACCGGGAGGCGGTCGCGGTGTACGTTCGCATGCTGAGGTGCCGCCCATTTCCGTCGACTGGTTGCCCCGGCGGCGACCGGTTCACGTACCCGTTCCTGCTCAAGGCTTGCGGCGGCCTGGCGGCCCTCGAACTGGGCAAGCAGGTGCACGCGCACGTGGTGAGGTCCGGGTGCGAGTGCAACGCCGTCGTGGAGAACTCCATGATCGAGATGTACACGCGCGCCGGCAATCTGTCGCTCGCGCGCAAGGTGTTCGACGGAATGCAGGAGAGGGATGCGGTCACTTGGAACACGGTTATATCGGCGCACGCGAGGCTGGGTCAGATGAGGAAAGCGAGGGCGTTATTCAACTCCATGCCTGAGAAGACCATCGTTTCCTGGACTGCAATGGTGTCCGGGTACACGGCAGCGGGGGACTTCTCGGGCGCCGTCGAGGCGTCCCGGTTGATGCAAATGGAAGGCTTTGAGCCGGACGACGTGAGCATCGTCGCGGTGTTGCCGGCGTGCGCCCAGCTCGGAGCCCTGGAGCTAGGCAGGTGGATATACGCCTACTGTAACAGGCACCGAATGCTGCGCAAGACATACGTATGCAATGCGCTGATGGAGATGTACGCGAAGTGCGGATGCATCGACCAAGCACTCCAGctgttcgacggtatggacgagaaGGATGTCATCTCGTGGAGCACGATGATCAGCGGCCTTGCGGCGCATGGGAGAGCAAAGGAGGCGGTCCTGTTGTTCGTGGATATGGAGAGGGAGGGGAAGGTGAGGCCCAACGGCATCACATTTGTCGGGCTCCTGTCAGCCTGCTCCCACGCCGGGCTCCTGGACGAAGGGCTGGACTACTTCGACCGCATGAAGGACGCTTATGGCATCGAACCTGGCGTCGAGCACTATGGCTGCATCGTCGACCTCCTCGGTCGGTCAGGACAAATCGTGCGTGCTCTCAATCTCATACTGGACATGCCATTTCCTGCCGATGCGAAGATATGGGGCTCAATGCTCAGCGCATGCCGAAGCCACGGCGATGTCGACACGGCCGTGGTGGCTGCCGAGCGGCTCGTCGCGCTGGAACCAGACGACGTCGGCAACCTAGTCATGCTGGCCAACGTGTACgccgcggcgaggcggtggagcgaGGTCGCGAGCACGAGGAAGTCAATAAGGAGCAGGAGCATGAAGAAGACCCCGGGGTGCAGCCTGATCGAGGTGGACAACGTGGTGCAGGAGTTCGTCGCTGGAGAGGACCTGAAACCTGAATTTGGAGGCATTGTTGGCGTTCTGAACATCCTGGCCTCGCAGCTTGCAGAAGAGGGTGTAGATTCCATCGATTCAGATTGTTTTGTTGATGCAAATATGTCTGCTATTGTGTTCTGA